A genomic segment from candidate division KSB1 bacterium encodes:
- a CDS encoding integron integrase produces DIRTVPELLEHKDVKTAMIYTHVLNRGGKGVRSPADTL; encoded by the coding sequence ATGACATCCGCACTGTCCCGGAGCTTCTCGAGCACAAGGACGTGAAAACGGCGATGATTTACACGCACGTTCTCAACCGCGGCGGCAAGGGCGTTCGCAGTCCGGCTGACACGTTGTGA